ACGCGCCTTGAAACCTTTGACGACACGAACAAGACGCTCGCGATCATAATCAGGGCGCGTGATGTGATGCCCGCCGCCGAAGTTGATCCACTTCATCCGCGGAATGAATTCACCGAACTTCTCTTCCACCGCTGCGAGCGTCCGCTCCAGGGCATCCGAGTTCAGCTGGCAAAGATTGTGAAAATGCAGGCCTTCGATTCCATCCAGTTCGTCCGGATGGAATTGAGCACGGGTCGTTCCCAGACGCGAAAAGCGTGCGCAGGGGTCGTAGAGCTCGACTTCCGCTTCACGGTGTTCGGGGTTCACCCGAATGCCGCAGGAAATCTTGCGACCGCTGCCCAGCACCTTGGCCTTGTGCTGACGCCACTGGTTAAAGGAGTTGAACACGACGTGATCGCAGAGCTCCACGATCTCGTTCATGTCCGCATCACTATAAGCCGGCGCGT
This is a stretch of genomic DNA from Oligoflexus sp.. It encodes these proteins:
- the nspC gene encoding carboxynorspermidine decarboxylase, which encodes APAYSDADMNEIVELCDHVVFNSFNQWRQHKAKVLGSGRKISCGIRVNPEHREAEVELYDPCARFSRLGTTRAQFHPDELDGIEGLHFHNLCQLNSDALERTLAAVEEKFGEFIPRMKWINFGGGHHITRPDYDRERLVRVVKGFKARYPHVEVYLEPGEAIAIRTGVLVATVMDIIENGMPLVILDTSATAHMPDVLEMPYRPDIVGGGMPGEKPYTYRLGGLTCLAGDVVGDYSFDQPLQIGQRIVLLDMSHYTMVKTSNFNGVRLPSIVLRHPDDSYQLIKSFGYEYYRDRLS